A region from the uncultured Stenotrophomonas sp. genome encodes:
- the dusB gene encoding tRNA-dihydrouridine synthase B (Evidence 2a : Function of homologous gene experimentally demonstrated in an other organism; PubMedId : 1459953, 1547773, 22095566, 2835774, 2837762, 8226664; Product type e : enzyme) → MRAMQIGPYTIAPNVVLAPMAGITDKPFRQLCKRLGAGLAASEMTISDPRFWNTRKSIHRMDHAGEPAPISVQIAGTEPRQLAEAARHNVDHGAQIIDINMGCPAKKVCNAWAGSALMRDEAQVARILEAVVGAVDVPVTLKIRTGWCAEVRNAPAIARIAQDSGIAALAVHGRTRDQHYTGVAEYDTIAAIKAELRIPVLANGDVDSPRKAAQVLAHTGADAVMVGRAAQGRPWIFREIAHYLRTGEELPPPSLQEVRDILLGHLAELHAFYGEPQGVRIARKHLGWYAKDRPEHTDEQRAAFRAVVNAAESADAQLRLTRDYFDGLIAGQPRAAA, encoded by the coding sequence ATGCGCGCCATGCAGATCGGTCCCTACACCATCGCCCCCAACGTGGTGCTCGCGCCCATGGCCGGCATCACCGACAAGCCGTTCCGGCAGCTGTGCAAGCGGCTGGGCGCGGGGCTGGCGGCCTCGGAGATGACCATCTCCGACCCGCGCTTCTGGAATACCCGCAAGTCGATCCACCGCATGGACCATGCCGGCGAGCCGGCGCCGATCAGCGTGCAGATCGCCGGCACCGAGCCGCGGCAGCTGGCCGAGGCGGCACGCCACAACGTGGACCACGGCGCGCAGATCATCGACATCAACATGGGCTGCCCGGCCAAGAAGGTGTGCAACGCCTGGGCCGGCTCGGCACTGATGCGTGACGAGGCGCAGGTGGCGCGCATCCTTGAAGCGGTGGTCGGCGCGGTGGACGTGCCGGTGACGCTGAAGATCCGCACCGGCTGGTGCGCGGAAGTGCGCAATGCCCCGGCCATCGCCCGCATCGCGCAGGACAGCGGCATCGCCGCGCTGGCGGTGCATGGCCGCACCCGTGACCAGCACTACACCGGCGTGGCCGAGTACGACACCATCGCCGCGATCAAGGCCGAGCTGCGCATCCCGGTGCTGGCCAACGGCGACGTCGATTCGCCGCGCAAGGCCGCGCAGGTGCTGGCGCATACCGGGGCCGATGCGGTGATGGTCGGCCGCGCCGCGCAGGGGCGGCCGTGGATCTTCCGCGAGATCGCCCATTACCTGCGCACCGGCGAGGAACTGCCGCCGCCGTCGCTGCAGGAAGTGCGCGACATCCTGCTCGGCCACCTGGCCGAGCTGCACGCCTTCTACGGTGAACCGCAGGGCGTGCGCATCGCCCGCAAGCACCTGGGCTGGTATGCGAAGGACCGGCCGGAACACACCGATGAACAGCGGGCGGCCTTCCGCGCGGTGGTCAACGCCGCCGAAAGCGCCGACGCACAGCTGCGCTTGACCCGTGATTATTTCGACGGGCTGATTGCCGGGCAGCCACGGGCCGCGGCCTGA
- a CDS encoding hypothetical protein (Evidence 5 : No homology to any previously reported sequences), whose translation MRGLPRTGPCRERLMQGKPRIYKDLAEAARKSPPAKPAGPGWRGTRDAPVGSGEDLEAGLVFHVALLAEAGLVGAERHLRAQLPVFGNAPLAAHGLVHQRVVMLQAGTDACVGQRRPHRELGDAVGLLGPHREVVGVQRELFLQVVDHVGVDEIQHRAGTGSEAVELGLGGGEGFGRHDLAQRILGQLPELHALRPMQDQRPRGLRIERRRRFAHRALDQVGGLVLADRQVAAQGVLRTTLLVQGNGLAVHVGSGMKAAMGAGRDSMESIVFADKFRTNIK comes from the coding sequence ATGCGGGGCTTGCCCCGCACGGGGCCATGTCGGGAACGCCTCATGCAGGGCAAGCCACGCATCTACAAGGACTTGGCCGAGGCAGCAAGAAAAAGCCCGCCAGCAAAGCCGGCGGGCCCGGGGTGGCGCGGGACGAGGGACGCGCCGGTTGGATCAGGCGAAGACCTTGAAGCGGGCCTCGTCTTCCATGTAGCTCTTCTCGCCGAAGCCGGCCTCGTTGGAGCCGAACGGCATCTGCGCGCGCAACTTCCAGTTTTCGGCAATGCCCCACTCGCGGCGCACGGCCTCGTCCACCAGCGGGTTGTAATGCTGCAGGCTGGCACCGATGCCTGCGTCGGCCAGCGCCGTCCACACCGCGAACTGGGCGATGCCGTTGGACTGCTCGGCCCACACCGGGAAGTTGTCGGCGTACAGCGGGAATTGTTCCTGCAGGTTGTGGACCACGTCGGTGTCGATGAAATACAACACCGTGCCGGCACCGGCAGCGAAGCTGTCGAGCTTGGCCTCGGTGGTGGCGAAGGCTTCGGCCGGCACGATCTTGCGCAGCGCATCCTTGGCCAGCTCCCAGAACTTCACGCTCTGCGCCCCATGCAGGATCAGCGCCCGCGAGGACTGCGCATTGAACGCCGACGGCGCTTCGCGCACCGCGCGCTTGATCAGGTCGGTGGCCTGGTCCTGGCTGACCGGCAGGTTGCGGCCCAGGGCGTACTGCGAACGACGCTTCTGGTACAGGGAAATGGCTTGGCTGTTCATGTGGGCTCCGGAATGAAAGCGGCGATGGGCGCCGGTCGTGATTCGATGGAGTCCATTGTATTTGCCGACAAATTCAGAACAAATATCAAATAA
- a CDS encoding Nitroreductase-like oxidoreductase, whose product MNSQAISLYQKRRSQYALGRNLPVSQDQATDLIKRAVREAPSAFNAQSSRALILHGAQSVKFWELAKDALRKIVPAEAFATTEAKLDSFAAGAGTVLYFIDTDVVHNLQEQFPLYADNFPVWAEQSNGIAQFAVWTALADAGIGASLQHYNPLVDEAVRREWGIAENWKLRAQMPFGSNEAGFGEKSYMEDEARFKVFA is encoded by the coding sequence ATGAACAGCCAAGCCATTTCCCTGTACCAGAAGCGTCGTTCGCAGTACGCCCTGGGCCGCAACCTGCCGGTCAGCCAGGACCAGGCCACCGACCTGATCAAGCGCGCGGTGCGCGAAGCGCCGTCGGCGTTCAATGCGCAGTCCTCGCGGGCGCTGATCCTGCATGGGGCGCAGAGCGTGAAGTTCTGGGAGCTGGCCAAGGATGCGCTGCGCAAGATCGTGCCGGCCGAAGCCTTCGCCACCACCGAGGCCAAGCTCGACAGCTTCGCTGCCGGTGCCGGCACGGTGTTGTATTTCATCGACACCGACGTGGTCCACAACCTGCAGGAACAATTCCCGCTGTACGCCGACAACTTCCCGGTGTGGGCCGAGCAGTCCAACGGCATCGCCCAGTTCGCGGTGTGGACGGCGCTGGCCGACGCAGGCATCGGTGCCAGCCTGCAGCATTACAACCCGCTGGTGGACGAGGCCGTGCGCCGCGAGTGGGGCATTGCCGAAAACTGGAAGTTGCGCGCGCAGATGCCGTTCGGCTCCAACGAGGCCGGCTTCGGCGAGAAGAGCTACATGGAAGACGAGGCCCGCTTCAAGGTCTTCGCCTGA
- a CDS encoding putative membrane protein (Evidence 3 : Function proposed based on presence of conserved amino acid motif, structural feature or limited homology), with protein sequence MDSLSQIVLGGAVAAAIAPAGQRRAALLAGAALGTLPDLDGLLIAAFTRDPISLMTVHRSFSHSLFVLPLLGTLVWWLYRRFGHGRVAAAPVRWWWAIVLALVTHPLLDAFTVYGTQLWWPLMPPPVMWSSVFIIDPLYTVWLALACAVAWLARERPLARHALLAGLLLSSAYLGWSLLAKHRVEREADRALAALGLGDAPRFSVPMPFNTLLWQVVAMTPQGYVTGERSLWADRGPMRFDGHPSNVQALRQAAELPAVARLQWFNRGFMRAQVHGGELVLSDLRMGLEPDYNFSFAVARERDDGWEAIASRQLRPAYREQGGRTLLEQRLKRVWGRIWQEPEQHEGSGIP encoded by the coding sequence ATGGATTCCCTGAGCCAGATCGTCCTCGGCGGTGCGGTTGCCGCCGCCATCGCTCCTGCCGGCCAGCGCCGTGCCGCGCTGCTGGCCGGCGCCGCGCTGGGCACCCTGCCCGACCTCGACGGCCTGCTGATCGCCGCCTTCACCCGCGACCCGATCAGCCTGATGACCGTGCACCGCAGCTTCAGCCACTCGCTGTTCGTGCTGCCGCTGCTGGGCACGCTGGTCTGGTGGCTGTATCGCCGCTTCGGCCACGGCCGGGTGGCGGCGGCCCCGGTGCGCTGGTGGTGGGCCATCGTGCTGGCGCTGGTCACCCATCCGCTGCTGGATGCCTTCACTGTCTACGGCACCCAGTTGTGGTGGCCGTTGATGCCGCCCCCGGTGATGTGGTCGAGCGTTTTCATCATCGACCCGCTTTATACCGTGTGGCTGGCGCTGGCCTGCGCGGTGGCGTGGCTGGCGCGGGAACGGCCGCTGGCGCGGCATGCGCTGCTGGCCGGGTTGCTGCTCAGCAGCGCCTACCTTGGTTGGTCGCTGCTGGCCAAGCACCGGGTCGAACGCGAGGCCGACCGCGCGCTGGCGGCGCTGGGGCTGGGCGATGCGCCGCGCTTTTCGGTGCCGATGCCGTTCAATACGCTGCTGTGGCAGGTGGTGGCGATGACCCCGCAGGGCTACGTGACCGGCGAGCGTTCGCTGTGGGCCGACCGCGGGCCGATGCGCTTCGACGGCCACCCCTCCAACGTGCAGGCGCTGCGGCAGGCGGCGGAACTTCCTGCGGTGGCGCGGCTGCAATGGTTCAACCGCGGCTTCATGCGCGCGCAGGTGCACGGCGGCGAACTGGTACTCAGCGACCTGCGCATGGGCCTGGAGCCGGACTACAACTTCAGCTTCGCCGTGGCCCGCGAACGTGACGATGGCTGGGAGGCGATCGCGTCGCGGCAATTGCGCCCGGCCTACCGGGAGCAGGGTGGGCGTACGTTGCTGGAGCAACGGCTGAAGCGGGTATGGGGAAGGATCTGGCAGGAGCCGGAACAGCACGAGGGAAGCGGAATACCTTGA
- the vdlD gene encoding Protein VdlD, whose translation MSAPTPHQLSMTVLMTPEMANFSGKVHGGAVLRLLDQVAYACASRYAGNYVVTLSVDQVMFRQPIAVGELVTFLASVNYTGTSSMEVGVKVVAEDILQGSVRHANSCFFTMVAVDGDGRPTPVPPLQPQDGDARRRHAAAQIRRQLRQEMEQRHLELLGSPPASAAEPG comes from the coding sequence ATGTCCGCACCCACGCCCCACCAGTTGTCGATGACCGTGCTGATGACGCCGGAGATGGCCAACTTCTCCGGCAAGGTGCATGGCGGCGCAGTGCTGCGCCTGCTCGACCAGGTTGCCTATGCCTGTGCCAGCCGCTATGCCGGCAACTACGTGGTGACCCTGTCGGTGGACCAGGTGATGTTCCGCCAGCCCATCGCCGTGGGCGAGCTGGTCACCTTCCTGGCCTCGGTGAACTACACCGGCACCTCGTCGATGGAAGTGGGCGTCAAGGTGGTGGCCGAGGACATACTTCAGGGCAGCGTGCGCCACGCCAACAGCTGCTTCTTCACGATGGTGGCGGTGGACGGGGACGGCCGGCCGACGCCGGTGCCACCGTTGCAGCCGCAGGACGGCGACGCGCGCCGCCGCCATGCCGCCGCGCAGATCCGCCGCCAGCTGCGGCAGGAAATGGAGCAGCGCCACCTGGAGCTGCTCGGGAGCCCCCCGGCTTCCGCCGCCGAACCCGGGTAG
- a CDS encoding Serine/threonine protein kinase: MREGQGDGDPAGHYHRVKRIVMQALDLRGAARAELIARETGDDAVLAAEVHALLAGMEAEQTLRISLPPGIDAPDPGQDLSGQEASADTTREYRLLRRLGAGGMGVVYLAERSDGGFVQTVALKLLNPVAEASPELRERFTRERALLARLDHPGIARLLDGGILADGRPFLAMEYVEGEQMDTFAARLPLDERIALFVKVCEAVAEAHRCLVIHRDLKPANILVDARGQPRLLDFGIARLIDEDSAAASDTRTGQHALTLAYASPEQLACQPLTTATDVYSLGAVLYQLVCGQAPFADHDNPAGLYQAIIHTDVTPPSRRLPREHAAPARNRQVPADIDAIVLKALRKEPEQRYASVAALADDLRLYLGRHPVSARAGEHGYRARRFLRRNAWPLAAAALVTLSVLGGLLAAVLALREARQQQALAEQRGHDLQRLADFQQATLESVDIDAMGHAMTDTQQRKVLDVLERQAPGQPLEVRLRQAFAQVGAPSIARDALDQQVVSHALSRLDRDFADAPLLAADMRQSLARVLIAIGHYPHAAQELQRVLQVREAALPATDARMASARIDLGQALLQQGELAPSAEAFERALAATRALPALDPLRRAAEAGAARVQAARGDLQGALAKQRALRAAWMAALPAEDETLLLLRGDYARTLDEMGQRDEGSAEMGELLPLYRAHFGPESNRTLAAMDTLAELQFAYAYYEQSAALARQVAQVRERRLGAEHPDTLKAWGTAATSLVRLADSPQGYAEAETLLDHLLQAQGRILGIEHPATRQFVVDKIRLLSKQDRKTEAIALQRRHLADCLRLLGPEHRETLFAQGGLASMLSDQPGGLDEARALVQATLEPMRRQLGSEHPLVTATLDLLGRIERNAGHWQASRDAHAQALEIRARTRGMLDGHTLESATRLYIALFKLHDEAGMRDIRSRFLDPLLKLDPATLNASKRSHRESILLALEGRW, translated from the coding sequence ACGACGCGGTCCTGGCCGCCGAGGTGCATGCCCTGCTCGCCGGCATGGAGGCCGAGCAGACGCTGCGGATATCGCTGCCGCCGGGCATCGACGCCCCGGATCCGGGGCAGGACCTGAGCGGCCAGGAGGCTTCGGCCGACACCACCCGCGAATACCGCCTGCTGCGGCGCCTGGGGGCCGGCGGCATGGGCGTGGTCTACCTGGCCGAGCGCAGCGACGGCGGCTTCGTGCAGACGGTCGCGCTGAAACTGCTCAACCCGGTGGCCGAGGCCTCGCCTGAACTGCGCGAGCGCTTCACCCGCGAGCGTGCGCTGCTGGCGCGGCTGGACCACCCCGGCATCGCGCGCCTGCTCGATGGCGGCATCCTTGCCGACGGCCGCCCGTTCCTGGCGATGGAATACGTCGAGGGCGAGCAGATGGACACGTTCGCCGCACGGCTGCCGCTGGACGAGCGCATCGCGCTGTTCGTCAAGGTCTGCGAAGCAGTGGCCGAGGCCCACCGCTGCCTGGTCATCCACCGCGACCTCAAGCCGGCCAACATCCTGGTCGATGCGCGCGGCCAGCCGCGGCTGCTGGATTTCGGCATCGCCCGGCTGATCGACGAGGACAGCGCGGCGGCCAGCGACACCCGTACCGGCCAGCATGCGCTGACCCTGGCCTATGCCAGCCCCGAGCAACTGGCCTGCCAGCCGCTGACCACCGCCACCGACGTCTATTCGCTGGGCGCGGTGCTGTACCAGCTGGTCTGCGGCCAGGCGCCGTTCGCCGACCACGACAACCCGGCCGGCCTTTACCAGGCCATCATCCACACCGACGTGACTCCGCCCAGCCGGCGCCTGCCACGCGAGCACGCGGCGCCGGCGCGGAACCGGCAGGTGCCGGCCGACATCGACGCCATCGTGCTCAAGGCGCTGCGCAAGGAGCCGGAGCAGCGCTATGCCTCGGTCGCAGCGCTGGCCGACGACCTGCGCCTCTACCTCGGCCGCCACCCGGTCAGCGCCCGCGCCGGCGAGCACGGCTACCGCGCGCGGCGCTTCCTGCGCCGCAATGCCTGGCCGCTGGCGGCCGCGGCGCTGGTGACGCTGTCGGTACTGGGTGGCCTGCTGGCCGCAGTGCTGGCGCTGCGCGAGGCGCGGCAGCAGCAGGCGCTGGCCGAGCAACGCGGCCACGACCTGCAACGGCTGGCGGATTTCCAGCAGGCGACGCTGGAAAGCGTGGACATCGACGCGATGGGCCACGCCATGACCGACACCCAGCAGCGCAAGGTGCTGGACGTGCTGGAACGGCAGGCGCCGGGGCAACCGCTGGAGGTGCGGCTGCGCCAGGCCTTCGCCCAGGTCGGTGCGCCCAGCATCGCCCGCGATGCGCTGGACCAGCAGGTCGTCTCGCATGCGTTGTCGCGGCTGGACCGTGATTTCGCCGACGCGCCGCTGCTGGCGGCCGACATGCGGCAATCGCTGGCGCGGGTGCTGATCGCCATCGGCCACTACCCGCATGCGGCGCAGGAACTGCAACGGGTGCTGCAGGTGCGCGAGGCGGCGTTGCCGGCCACCGACGCGCGCATGGCGTCGGCGCGCATCGACCTGGGCCAGGCATTGCTCCAGCAAGGCGAGCTGGCACCGTCGGCGGAGGCCTTCGAGCGGGCATTGGCGGCCACGCGCGCGCTGCCCGCGCTGGACCCGCTGCGGCGGGCCGCCGAGGCCGGCGCGGCGCGGGTGCAGGCCGCGCGCGGCGACCTGCAGGGTGCGCTGGCGAAGCAGCGTGCCCTGCGTGCGGCGTGGATGGCGGCCCTGCCTGCCGAGGATGAAACCCTGCTGTTGCTGCGCGGCGACTATGCGCGGACGCTGGACGAGATGGGGCAGCGCGACGAAGGCAGCGCGGAGATGGGCGAACTGCTGCCGTTGTACCGCGCCCACTTCGGGCCGGAATCCAACCGCACGCTGGCGGCGATGGACACGCTGGCCGAGCTGCAGTTCGCCTATGCCTATTACGAGCAGTCGGCCGCGCTCGCGCGGCAGGTGGCGCAGGTGCGCGAACGCCGCCTCGGCGCCGAGCATCCCGACACGCTGAAGGCCTGGGGGACCGCCGCCACCAGCCTGGTGCGGCTGGCCGATTCCCCGCAGGGCTATGCGGAAGCCGAAACCCTGCTCGACCACCTGCTGCAGGCGCAGGGCCGGATACTCGGCATCGAGCACCCGGCCACGCGGCAGTTCGTCGTCGACAAGATCCGCCTGCTCTCCAAGCAGGACCGCAAGACGGAGGCGATCGCGCTGCAGCGCAGGCACCTGGCCGATTGCCTGCGCCTGCTCGGGCCGGAGCACCGCGAAACCCTGTTCGCCCAGGGCGGGCTGGCCAGCATGCTGAGCGACCAGCCCGGCGGCCTGGACGAAGCGCGGGCGTTGGTGCAGGCAACGCTGGAGCCCATGCGCCGGCAACTGGGAAGCGAGCATCCGCTGGTGACCGCCACTCTCGACCTGCTCGGGCGTATCGAACGCAATGCCGGCCACTGGCAGGCTTCGCGCGATGCCCACGCGCAGGCGCTGGAGATCCGCGCGCGCACCCGCGGCATGCTCGACGGGCATACCCTGGAAAGCGCGACCCGCCTCTATATCGCGCTGTTCAAGCTGCACGACGAGGCCGGCATGCGCGACATCCGCAGCCGCTTCCTCGACCCGCTGCTCAAGCTCGACCCGGCCACGCTCAATGCCAGCAAGCGCAGCCACCGCGAGTCGATCCTGCTGGCGCTGGAGGGACGCTGGTGA